In Nematostella vectensis chromosome 11, jaNemVect1.1, whole genome shotgun sequence, a genomic segment contains:
- the LOC5501494 gene encoding tetratricopeptide repeat protein 28, which yields MCEGKPFSDWGVAEWDAIGRVWSNLPNIFGFLIMWGMTMSPLTPDQQIRLLKVCYDISYLLGDSTMMMYVYLEAGGTFSKIAQYENAMSCYTAAMEIAKSNDDNQTQAACYRLMGEIQHRLHDYNQSMENFQHALSLCQKTGDESGQGNAYLDMGRVHRSHAKYEDAMNNYQHALSLFQKTGDESCQANAYHGMGVVYRSQGKYEDAMNSYQHALSLFQKTGDESGQANAYHGMGVVYRSQGKYEDAMNNYQHALSLFQKTSDERGQAEAYHGMGNVHFNQGKYEDAMNSYQHALSLFLKTGDVSGQAYAYHGMGNVYRFQAKYEDAMNNYQHALSLFLKTGDVSGQAYAYHGMGNVYRFQGKYEDAMNNYQHALSLFQKTGDESGQANAYLGMGDMHMSQDKYEDSMNNYQLALSLFQKTGDERGQANAYLGMGNVYRSQGKYEDAMNNHQHALSLFQKTGDERGQVNTYRAMANIFGVICKYEEKKNCIRQAISIAATSENVQPNLVDLLYAKSGDFNEANKCYEKQLDLCLMNGDVVGQAHTHVMMGTLHMSQRNYDKAMECYQQARDKYEKSGSTYSQNMQAILYLRMAEVHFIRLNYKEALEYFLLAESYSPKTSTRSLSHIYQGIGKLCISMGQFEDAESYLLKSLIFYEQIFTNLGKLEDAKTNIVDTYIEAYHWLVCVSVVLGKKSQALLVSEQGRSRALSENLQTKYGLQGDATKSSLDQEVFLLVSGTSPLFVVVSLSDIYLHLFTLSSLTPLVVHPAATQITDEAGQWLSLLKYLINRVICDANLHVRQNCDDTFEDRSLDLDYDDESEQQHVLTELARVTLGSKGSEKTNEIGGESSGNRKDKSVAKMRGGDCECHLATRSPLPHTTGKPKASDEGTSGKVPQEHEEDVCSPPPIGSAETQRGSGLLKELYRILIEPIEKELTQVEVVFVPEGVTFMVPFGALQSPDGRFLAEKKAIRFGPSLTTLKLLRECPEDKHCKHGVLVVANPRSNANVFTRNRSGADVVMSFHERFANLPAASKEAIKIREILPDVTCLIEYQATKNTVMQSLEKGVGVIHIASHGDSQTGEILVAPEPRMDKHEIAEKEEYLLTMKEISSCQINASLVVLSCCHSGRGQIRAEGVMGLARAFLAAGARSVLATLWTIGDNATLEFMERFYRHLASGLSTSASLKRTIRDTISMNDKYSHPYYWGAFVLVGDDVTIR from the coding sequence ATGTGTGAGGGCAAGCCTTTTTCTGACTGGGGCGTGGCCGAGTGGGACGCCATTGGCAGGGTGTGGTCCAACCTTCCCAACATATTCGGTTTCCTGATTATGTGGGGGATGACCATGAGCCCGCTGACACCAGACCAGCAGATTCGTTTACTGAAAGTATGTTACGATATTTCGTACTTGCTCGGGGACAGCACGATGATGATGTATGTGTATTTGGAAGCGGGCGGcacattttctaaaatagcGCAGTATGAAAATGCAATGTCATGTTATACAGCTGCTATGGAAATAGCGAAATCAAATGATGACAATCAGACTCAAGCAGCTTGTTATAGATTGATGGGTGAAATTCAGCACAGGCTGCACGATTACAATCAGTCAATGGAGAATTTCCAACACGCACTTAGTCTATGtcaaaagacaggtgacgAGAGTGGTCAAGGTAATGCATACCTGGATATGGGTAGAGTGCACAGGTCTCATGCcaagtacgaggacgcaatgaataactaccaacacgcacttagtctatttcaaaagacaggtgacgAGAGTTGTCAAGCTAATGCATACCATGGTATGGGTGTTGTGTACAGGTCTcagggcaagtacgaggacgcaatgaatagctaccaacacgcacttagtctatttcaaaagacaggtgacgAGAGTGGTCAAGCTAATGCATACCATGGTATGGGTGTTGTGTACAGGTCTcagggcaagtacgaggacgcaatgaataactaccaacacgcacttagtctatttcaaaagacaagTGACGAGCGTGGTCAAGCTGAAGCATACCATGGTATGGGTAATGTGCACTTTAACcagggcaagtacgaggacgcaatgaatagctaccaacacgcacttagtctatttcTAAAGACAGGTGACGTGAGTGGTCAAGCTTATGCATACCATGGTATGGGTAATGTGTACAGGTTTCAGGCcaagtacgaggacgcaatgaataactaccaacacgcacttagtctatttcTAAAGACAGGTGACGTGAGTGGTCAAGCTTATGCATACCATGGTATGGGTAATGTGTACAGGTTTcagggcaagtacgaggacgcaatgaataactaccaacacgcacttagtctatttcaaaagacaggtgacgAGAGTGGTCAAGCTAATGCATACCTGGGTATGGGTGATATGCACATGTCTCAGGACAAGTACGAGGACTcaatgaataactaccaactcgcacttagtctatttcaaaagacaggtgacgAGAGAGGTCAAGCTAATGCATACCTTGGTATGGGTAATGTGTACAGGTCTcagggcaagtacgaggacgcaatgaataaccaccaacacgcacttagtctatttcaaaagacaggtgacgAGCGTGGTCAAGTTAACACATACCGCGCTATGGCGAATATTTTCGGAGTAATTTGTAAATACGAGGAGAAGAAGAATTGCATTCGTCAAGCAATCAGTATTGCTGCAACGTCAGAGAACGTGCAGCCCAACCTAGTGGATCTACTATACGCGAAAAGTGGAGACTTCAACGAGGCGAACAAGTGTTACGAAAAGCAGCTTGATTTATGTTTAATGAATGGCGACGTAGTTGGGCAAGCACATACACATGTTATGATGGGTACACTGCACATGTCTCAACGTAACTACGATAAGGCTATGGAGTGCTACCAACAAGCGAGAGATAAGTACGAGAAGAGTGGTAGCACGTATAGCCAAAATATGCAAGCAATATTGTATTTGAGGATGGCTGAAGTGCATTTTATTCGTCTTAACTACAAGGAGGCACTTGAGTACTTCCTGCTTGCAGAATCTTATTCTCCGAAAACTAGCACTCGCTCACTTTCTCATATATACCAGGGTATCGGCAAGTTGTGTATCTCTATGGGCCAGTTTGAAGATGCGGAATCGTATCTTTTAAAAAGCTTGATTTTTTACGAGCAAATCTTCACTAATCTTGGAAAGCTAGAAGACGCAAAAACTAATATCGTAGATACCTATATTGAAGCATATCACTGGCTAGTCTGTGTGTCAGTTGTACTCGGGAAAAAGAGCCAAGCCTTGTTGGTGTCAGAGCAAGGAAGATCGCGCGCCCTTAGTGAAAACCTTCAAACCAAATATGGACTTCAAGGAGATGCAACAAAGAGCTCATTAGACCAAGAAGTATTTTTGTTAGTCAGTGGTACCTCGcccttgtttgttgttgtatcATTGAGTGATATATACCTTCACTTATTCACTCTCTCATCTCTAACTCCGTTAGTTGTACATCCCGCAGCAACGCAAATTACAGATGAAGCGGGACAATGGCTATCTCTTCTCAAATACCTGATCAACAGAGTTATATGTGATGCAAATCTGCACGTCCGTCAAAATTGCGATGATACCTTCGAAGACAGATCGCTGGACCTGGACTATGATGACGAGTCTGAACAACAACACGTGCTGACAGAACTCGCAAGGGTAACACTAGGGTCCAAGGGCTCAGAGAAGACGAATGAAATCGGAGGCGAATCAAGCGGAAACAGGAAAGACAAGAGTGTCGCCAAGATGCGGGGCGGAGATTGTGAGTGTCACCTTGCTACCAGGTCTCCTTTACCACATACCACAGGAAAACCGAAGGCGAGTGACGAGGGTACTAGCGGTAAAGTACCACAGGAGCACGAAGAAGACGTCTGTTCGCCACCCCCAATAGGCAGTGCCGAGACACAGAGAGGGTCCGGTCTACTAAAAGAGCTGTACCGGATACTGATTGAACCAATTGAGAAGGAACTCACCCAAGTTGAAGTCGTGTTTGTTCCTGAAGGAGTTACGTTCATGGTCCCATTCGGCGCTCTGCAGTCGCCAGACGGTAGATTCCTCGCTGAGAAAAAGGCAATTCGTTTCGGCCCATCACTCACTACTCTTAAGTTACTGCGAGAATGTCCTGAAGACAAGCACTGCAAACATGGTGTACTTGTCGTTGCGAATCCAAGATCGAACGCAAACGTATTTACACGCAACAGGAGTGGAGCCGACGTGGTGATGTCTTTTCACGAGAGGTTTGCAAATCTCCCTGCAGCAAGTAAGGAAGCTATCAAGATCAGAGAAATACTGCCCGACGTGACATGTTTGATCGAGTACCAAGCGACCAAGAATACGGTGATGCAGAGTCTCGAGAAAGGCGTCGGTGTTATACACATCGCTTCGCACGGTGACTCACAGACGGGTGAAATATTAGTCGCACCAGAACCACGCATGGATAAGCATGAAATCGCCGAAAAGGAGGAATACCTCCTGACGATGAAGGAAATCAGCTCGTGTCAGATCAACGCAAGTCTGGTCGTGCTCAGCTGCTGTCATAGCGGCAGAGGCCAGATCAGAGCCGAGGGCGTGATGGGTCTGGCGCGAGCGTTCCTCGCTGCAGGAGCTCGCTCCGTGCTCGCAACGCTGTGGACTATTGGCGACAATGCCACACTGGAGTTCATGGAGCGCTTTTATCGTCACCTGGCCAGCGGATTGTCAACTAGTGCCAGTCTCAAGCGGACAATCCGGGACACCATCTCAATGAATGATAAATACAGCCACCCCTATTACTGGGGCGCGTTTGTTCTCGtcggtgatgacgtcactataCGGTAG
- the LOC116608621 gene encoding tetratricopeptide repeat protein 28, with protein sequence MQMTDEAEQWLSLLRYLINRVLCDANLHVRQNRDDTFEDRSLDLDYDDESEQQHVLTELARVTLGSKGSEKTNEIGGESSGNRKDKSVAKMWGGGSECHLATRSPLPHTTGKPKASDEGTSGKVPQEHEEDVCSPPPIGSAETQRGSGLLKELYRILIEPIEKELTQVEVVFVPEGVTFMVPFGALQSPDGRFLAEKKAIRFGPSLTTLMLLRECPEDKHCKRGVLVVANPRSNANVFTRRNGADVVKSFHERFANLPAASKEAIKIREILPDVTCLIEYQATKNAVTQSLEKGVGVIHIALHGDSHTGEILVAPEPRMDKHDIAKKEEYLLTMKEISSCQINASLVVLSCCHSGRGQIRAEGVMGLARAFLAAGARSVLATLWTIGDDARLEFMERFYRHLASGLSTSASLKQTIRDTISMNDKYSHPYYWGAFVLVGDDVTIR encoded by the coding sequence ATGCAAATGACAGATGAAGCGGAACAATGGCTATCTCTTCTCAGATACCTGATCAACAGAGTTTTATGTGATGCAAATCTGCACGTCCGTCAAAATCGCGATGATACCTTCGAAGACAGATCGCTGGACCTGGACTATGATGACGAGTCTGAACAACAACACGTGCTGACAGAACTCGCAAGGGTAACACTAGGGTCCAAGGGCTCAGAGAAGACGAATGAAATCGGAGGCGAATCAAGCGGAAACAGAAAAGACAAGAGTGTCGCCAAGATGTGGGGCGGAGGTAGTGAGTGTCACCTTGCTACCAGGTCTCCTTTACCACATACCACAGGAAAACCGAAGGCGAGTGACGAGGGTACTAGCGGTAAAGTACCACAGGAGCACGAAGAAGACGTCTGTTCGCCACCCCCAATAGGCAGTGCCGAGACACAGAGAGGGTCCGGTCTACTAAAAGAGCTGTACCGGATACTGATTGAACCAATTGAGAAGGAACTCACCCAAGTTGAAGTCGTGTTTGTTCCGGAAGGGGTTACGTTCATGGTCCCATTCGGCGCTCTGCAGTCGCCAGACGGTAGATTCCTCGCTGAGAAAAAGGCAATTCGTTTCGGCCCATCACTCACTACTCTTATGTTACTGCGAGAATGTCCTGAAGACAAGCACTGCAAACGTGGTGTACTTGTCGTTGCGAATCCAAGATCAAACGCAAACGTATTTACACGCAGGAATGGAGCCGACGTGGTGAAGTCTTTTCACGAGAGGTTTGCAAATCTCCCTGCAGCAAGTAAGGAAGCTATCAAGATCAGAGAAATACTGCCCGACGTGACATGTTTGATCGAGTACCAAGCGACCAAGAATGCGGTGACGCAGAGTCTCGAGAAAGGCGTCGGTGTTATACACATCGCTTTGCACGGTGACTCACATACGGGTGAAATATTAGTCGCACCAGAACCACGCATGGATAAGCATGATATCGCCAAAAAAGAGGAATACCTCCTGACGATGAAGGAAATCAGCTCGTGTCAGATCAACGCAAGTCTGGTCGTGCTCAGCTGCTGTCATAGCGGCAGAGGCCAGATCAGAGCCGAGGGCGTGATGGGTCTGGCGCGAGCGTTCCTCGCTGCAGGAGCTCGCTCCGTGCTCGCAACGCTGTGGACTATTGGCGACGATGCCAGACTGGAGTTCATGGAGCGCTTTTATCGTCACCTGGCCAGCGGATTGTCAACTAGTGCCAGTCTCAAGCAGACAATCCGGGACACCATCTCAATGAATGATAAATACAGCCACCCCTATTACTGGGGCGCGTTTGTTCTCGTCggcgatgacgtcactataCGGTAG